The DNA sequence ACGCCACCTCGCGGCCGAGGGCACGACCTTCGAGACCGTCGTCGACGAGGCGCGTCGGGACACCGCCGAGCGGCTCATCCTGCGGACCGACCTGCCGTTCACCCAGGTCGCGGCCATGGTGGGGCTGGCCGAGCAGTCCGCGCTGTCGCGGGCGGCGCGGCGCTGGTTCGGCGAGTCGCCCCGCGCCCTGCGCCGGGCCGGCCCGGGCGGGCTGCCGGCGCCCCCGGTGCCGGCCGCCCACGGGTGACCATCACCGACCGGGGTGGCAGGGTGCTCACCACGGTCGCCCGACGATGGGCCGACGAAGGGGGTACGCGTGTCCGACGCGGTGCTGCTCACCCGGCTCGACGGCCCGGTGCTCACCCTCACGCTGAACCGCCCGCACCGGCGCAACGCGATCGACCGGGCGCTGTGGGACGCCCTCGGCGAGGCGCTGCACCGGGCCACCGTCGACGATGCGGTCCGCGCGGTCGTCGTCACCGGCGCCGGTGGTGCCTTCTGCGGCGGCGCCGACCTCGACCCGGCTGCCCGCGGGGTGGACGCCGAGCACCCGACACGGCTGATGCGGCGGATCAACGACGTCGCGCTGGCGCTGCACGAGCTGCCGGTGCCGTCCGTCGCGGTCGTCGACGGTGTCGCCGTCGGTGCCGGGTGGAACCTCGCACTGGGCTGTGACCTCGTCGTCGCCACTCCCGCGGCGCGGTTCTCCCAGATCTTCGCCCGCCGCGGCCTGTCGGTGGACTTCGGCGGGACCTGGCTGCTGCCCCGGCTGGTGGGGATGCAGCAGGCCAAGCGGCTCGCGCTGCTCGCCGAGACGATCGGCGCCGAGGAGGCGCACGCGCTCGGCCTGGTCACCTGGGTCGTCGACGGCGACGAGCTGCCCGCGTTCGTCGCCGACATCGCCGGCCGGCTCGCGGACGGACCGCCGGTCGCGCTGGCCAGGGACAAGGCGATGCTGCACGCCGCGACCCGGTCGTCGTTCGCCGAGGCACTCGACGCCGAGGCCACCTCGCAGGCGATCAACTTCGTCACCGACGCCCCCGAGGGGATCGCCGCGTTCGTGGAGCGCCGTGACCCCGGGTTCGACGGGCGGTGGCGGTTCGACCGGGCCTAGGTGTGATGTCCAGGCAGGTTGGGGCCTGTCTCGTGATCGGTGTTTCGGCGTCGTTGCTCAGTAGGTCTCGGCTCCCGGCCAGCGGTCACCGAACGTGATGGCGAACGCGTTGATCACGGGCTTCCAACGCATCGTCCACCTCGTGCGGCCCGTCCCGGTCGGGTCCAGGCTGCGAGTCACAAGATACAAGCATTTCATCGTAGCCTGCTCAGTGGGGAAATGACCACGCGCCCGCACCGCGCGCCGGTAGCGGGCGTTAAGCGATTCGATCGCATTCGTAGAGCAGATCACCCTTCGAATCTCGACGTCGTAGTCCAAGAACGGCACGAACTCTTCCCACGCGTTGCGCCATAGCCGGATCATCGCCGCGTACTTACGGCCCCATTTCTCGTCGAGCTCATCCATAGCGATAAGTGCTGCATTCGGGTTGGGCGCGGCATAGATTGGTTTGATGTCGCGCTTCACCGCGTCCCAGTCCTGTCGACCCACCAGCCGGAAAGTGTTTCGGATCAGGTGCACGACGCAGGTTTGGACAATGAGCCTTTTTCAACCTGCCGTTCCGGCAGCTCAGGGGCCTGGTTGTGTGGGTGCA is a window from the Pseudonocardia sp. HH130629-09 genome containing:
- a CDS encoding enoyl-CoA hydratase/isomerase family protein, with protein sequence MSDAVLLTRLDGPVLTLTLNRPHRRNAIDRALWDALGEALHRATVDDAVRAVVVTGAGGAFCGGADLDPAARGVDAEHPTRLMRRINDVALALHELPVPSVAVVDGVAVGAGWNLALGCDLVVATPAARFSQIFARRGLSVDFGGTWLLPRLVGMQQAKRLALLAETIGAEEAHALGLVTWVVDGDELPAFVADIAGRLADGPPVALARDKAMLHAATRSSFAEALDAEATSQAINFVTDAPEGIAAFVERRDPGFDGRWRFDRA